From the Candidatus Poribacteria bacterium genome, one window contains:
- a CDS encoding UPF0175 family protein — MLLSLEFPEEVLIAARENPDTFARKVLIYTLGHLYQQGKISAGIAAKALGCSRTEFYFLISENGFPVMDYPEEELKRESRTSREIAEKVKK; from the coding sequence ATGCTTTTAAGTCTTGAGTTCCCGGAAGAGGTGTTAATAGCAGCAAGGGAAAACCCTGACACGTTTGCACGTAAGGTGCTGATATACACTTTAGGACATCTTTATCAGCAGGGGAAAATATCGGCTGGCATCGCCGCTAAAGCTTTAGGATGTAGCAGAACCGAGTTCTATTTCCTAATCTCTGAAAACGGGTTCCCCGTTATGGATTACCCCGAGGAGGAATTAAAGCGGGAATCACGGACCAGCCGTGAAATCGCAGAGAAAGTCAAAAAATGA